One Helicobacter cetorum MIT 00-7128 DNA window includes the following coding sequences:
- a CDS encoding FkbM family methyltransferase, producing MGANIGNHSLYFALECQATKILAFEPIFSTFEILEKNIALNHLQNIVTPLNVGLSNKSINAKINSQYLHYGQITGFYLHNMGAVSLTQDEKGAFKLIALDSINLKDYGFERLDFVKIDVENHEIEMLEGALETLKKYRPIIFIETFENNKDRVFSILDSLGYQHTKSFPYDNYLFIPKE from the coding sequence GTGGGAGCTAATATTGGTAATCATTCGCTCTATTTTGCCCTAGAGTGTCAAGCAACTAAAATTTTAGCCTTTGAGCCTATCTTTTCTACTTTTGAAATTTTAGAAAAAAATATTGCTTTAAATCATTTGCAAAACATTGTTACACCTCTTAATGTGGGGTTATCTAACAAAAGTATTAATGCAAAAATTAATTCTCAATACTTGCATTATGGACAGATTACTGGGTTTTATCTGCATAATATGGGTGCAGTAAGTCTCACTCAAGATGAAAAAGGCGCTTTTAAATTGATTGCCCTAGATTCAATCAATTTAAAAGATTATGGCTTTGAGAGGCTTGATTTTGTTAAAATTGATGTAGAAAATCATGAAATTGAAATGCTTGAGGGTGCATTAGAAACTTTGAAAAAATACCGCCCTATTATCTTTATTGAAACTTTTGAAAATAACAAAGATAGAGTATTTAGTATTTTAGATAGTTTAGGTTACCAACACACAA
- a CDS encoding thiazole synthase encodes MNDDLIIGSKIFKSRLIVGSGKYKDFATTKEATLKSGAEMITVAIRRVNIINKNEENLLETFKDTSISFLPNSAGCVEANEAIALFRLVREATGIDFIKLEIIGDKEKTLYPDVLETLKACEILAKEGFCVLAYTNDDPIMAKHLENAGASAVMPLAAPIGSGLGIQNRYNISFIKDAIKVPVIVDAGVGCASDASIAMECGADGVLSNSAIALAKDPILMAESLKYAVIAGRKSFLAGRMEKKAYASASSPLFGMAQL; translated from the coding sequence ATGAATGATGACTTAATTATAGGTTCTAAAATTTTCAAATCTAGGCTTATTGTTGGCTCTGGTAAATATAAGGACTTTGCAACGACTAAAGAGGCGACTTTAAAGAGTGGGGCTGAGATGATAACCGTTGCTATTAGGCGTGTGAATATCATCAATAAAAATGAAGAAAATTTATTAGAGACCTTTAAAGACACTTCAATTAGCTTTTTACCTAATTCTGCGGGGTGTGTGGAGGCTAATGAGGCGATTGCTTTATTTAGATTAGTTAGAGAGGCAACAGGCATTGATTTTATCAAATTAGAAATCATTGGGGATAAAGAAAAGACTTTATACCCTGATGTTTTAGAAACTCTAAAAGCTTGTGAAATTCTAGCTAAAGAGGGGTTTTGTGTTCTAGCCTATACTAATGATGACCCCATTATGGCTAAACATTTAGAAAATGCGGGGGCAAGTGCAGTGATGCCACTAGCTGCTCCTATTGGAAGTGGCTTAGGGATACAAAATCGCTACAATATTAGTTTTATTAAAGATGCCATTAAAGTGCCTGTAATTGTAGATGCAGGTGTAGGGTGTGCGAGTGATGCAAGTATTGCGATGGAGTGTGGAGCAGATGGTGTGCTAAGTAATTCAGCTATCGCTCTAGCCAAAGACCCCATTTTAATGGCAGAGAGCTTGAAGTATGCCGTTATTGCAGGAAGAAAAAGCTTTTTAGCAGGGCGCATGGAAAAAAAGGCATACGCAAGCGCCTCTTCACCCCTATTTGGAATGGCGCAGTTATAA
- the sodB gene encoding superoxide dismutase [Fe], whose protein sequence is MFQLRELPFAKDSMGDFLSPVAFDFHHGKHHQTYVNNLNNLIKGTEFEESCLYTILTKSSGGVFNNAAQIYNHDFYWDCIAPKASALSDELKEALEKDFGSLEKFKEEFIKSATTLFGSGWNWAVYNVETQKIEIIQTSNAQTPVTDKKVPLLVVDVWEHAYYIDHKNARPVYLEKFYEHINWDFVSKCYEWAKKEGLGSVEHYINELVHKKA, encoded by the coding sequence ATGTTTCAATTAAGAGAATTACCTTTTGCTAAAGATAGTATGGGAGATTTTTTAAGTCCTGTAGCCTTTGATTTCCACCATGGAAAGCACCATCAAACCTATGTGAATAATTTGAATAACTTAATTAAAGGCACTGAGTTTGAAGAGAGTTGCTTATACACTATTTTGACTAAGTCTAGTGGGGGCGTGTTTAATAACGCTGCTCAAATTTATAACCACGATTTTTATTGGGATTGTATAGCTCCTAAAGCGAGTGCGTTAAGCGATGAATTAAAAGAGGCTTTAGAAAAAGACTTTGGTTCATTAGAGAAGTTTAAAGAAGAATTTATCAAGAGTGCGACTACTTTATTTGGCTCTGGTTGGAATTGGGCAGTGTATAATGTAGAAACTCAAAAGATTGAAATTATCCAAACTAGCAACGCTCAAACCCCAGTAACGGATAAAAAAGTCCCCCTTTTAGTGGTAGATGTGTGGGAGCATGCTTACTATATTGACCACAAAAACGCACGCCCTGTGTATTTGGAGAAATTCTATGAGCATATCAATTGGGATTTTGTCTCTAAATGCTATGAGTGGGCAAAAAAAGAGGGCTTAGGCTCAGTAGAACACTACATCAATGAATTGGTGCATAAAAAAGCTTAA
- a CDS encoding FkbM family methyltransferase, translating into MYILDIGANIGNHSLYFALECQATKILAFEPIFSTFEILEKNIALNHLQNIVTPLNVGLSNKSINAKIFHNSHYNDNIAFHADNIGGTALTQDEKGAFKLIALDSINLKDYGFERLDFVKIDVENHEIEMLEGALETLKKYRPIIFIETFENNKNRVFSILENLGYLHKKPFRDNNYLFTPKE; encoded by the coding sequence TTGTATATTTTAGACATAGGAGCTAATATTGGTAATCATTCGCTCTATTTTGCCCTAGAGTGTCAAGCAACTAAAATTTTAGCCTTTGAGCCTATCTTTTCTACTTTTGAAATTTTAGAAAAAAATATTGCTTTAAATCATTTGCAAAACATTGTTACACCTCTTAATGTGGGGTTATCTAACAAAAGTATTAATGCAAAAATTTTTCACAATTCTCACTATAACGATAATATTGCTTTTCACGCCGATAATATTGGAGGAACAGCGCTTACCCAAGATGAAAAAGGCGCTTTTAAATTGATTGCCCTAGATTCAATCAATTTAAAAGATTATGGCTTTGAGAGGCTTGATTTTGTTAAAATTGATGTAGAAAATCATGAAATTGAAATGCTTGAGGGTGCATTAGAAACTTTGAAAAAATACCGCCCTATTATCTTTATTGAAACTTTTGAAAACAATAAAAATAGAGTATTTAGTATTTTAGAGAATTTAGGGTATTTACATAAGAAACCTTTTCGCGATAATAACTATCTTTTTACTCCTAAAGAATAG
- the galE gene encoding UDP-glucose 4-epimerase GalE, which produces MALLFTGACGYIGSHTARVFLERTKENIIILDNLSTGFLEHVKALEYYYPNRVTFIQASLNETQTLDTFFSKQQLIEPIQAILHFGAKLLVEESVRLPLEYYTNNTLNTLELTKLCLKHKIKHFIFSSTAAVYGETNSSVNEESPLNPINPYGASKMMSERILLDTSKIEDFKCVILRYFNVAGACLKNDYSTPYTLGQRSLNATHLIKIACECAVGKRKKMGIFGTNYPTIDGTCIRDYIHVDDLANAHLASYQALLEKNQSEIYNVGYNQGYSVKEVIQKVKEISNNDFLVEILDKRAGDPANLIANNAKILKNTSFKPLYNNLDTIIKSALEWEEHLLKFQ; this is translated from the coding sequence ATGGCGTTATTATTTACAGGGGCATGCGGTTATATTGGCTCTCATACTGCAAGAGTGTTTTTAGAACGAACTAAAGAAAACATCATCATTTTGGATAATTTGAGCACCGGTTTTTTAGAGCATGTAAAAGCACTAGAATATTACTATCCTAATAGGGTTACATTCATTCAGGCTAGTTTGAATGAGACACAAACTTTAGACACCTTTTTTAGTAAGCAACAACTAATTGAGCCAATTCAAGCAATCTTACACTTTGGGGCTAAGCTCTTAGTAGAAGAATCTGTTCGCCTACCTTTAGAATACTACACCAACAACACGCTTAACACCCTAGAGCTTACCAAACTTTGTCTCAAACATAAAATCAAGCATTTTATTTTTTCTTCCACAGCCGCCGTTTATGGCGAGACAAACTCAAGCGTGAATGAAGAAAGCCCATTAAATCCTATCAATCCTTATGGGGCGTCTAAAATGATGAGCGAAAGGATTTTGTTAGACACTTCTAAAATAGAAGATTTTAAATGCGTTATCTTACGCTATTTCAATGTGGCTGGGGCATGCTTAAAAAATGATTATTCTACCCCCTACACGCTAGGTCAACGCAGTTTAAACGCCACGCATTTAATCAAAATTGCGTGCGAATGTGCGGTGGGTAAAAGGAAAAAAATGGGGATTTTTGGCACTAACTACCCCACTATTGATGGCACTTGTATTAGAGATTATATCCATGTAGATGATTTAGCAAACGCTCATTTAGCAAGCTATCAGGCTCTTTTAGAAAAAAACCAAAGTGAAATCTATAATGTCGGCTACAATCAAGGCTATAGCGTAAAAGAAGTGATACAAAAGGTTAAAGAAATCTCAAACAACGATTTTTTAGTAGAGATTTTAGACAAACGAGCAGGTGATCCTGCAAATTTAATCGCTAATAACGCTAAAATCTTAAAAAACACTTCTTTTAAGCCCCTTTATAACAACCTAGACACCATTATAAAAAGCGCTTTAGAATGGGAAGAACACCTTTTGAAATTTCAATAA
- the truA gene encoding tRNA pseudouridine(38-40) synthase TruA encodes MRSFKATIAYDGAYFLGYAKQPNKLGVQDKIESALNSLGIKSAVVSAGRTDKGVHANNQVLSFSAPKHWNATNLFHYLAPKLAPHIVLKKLEEKNFHARFDAKKRAYRYLLTKHLKTPFLSPYIACNNYGSLDLLNTALKQFIGKHNFSLFKKEGGARTNPKRIIFKAFAYETCIMGHKCVVFKIIGDAFLRSSVRLMVQASVAYSLQKITLAELQNQINNIKATIHTPIMANGLYLHRVYY; translated from the coding sequence ATGCGAAGTTTCAAGGCAACTATCGCTTATGATGGGGCGTATTTTTTAGGCTATGCCAAACAGCCTAATAAGCTTGGCGTTCAAGATAAAATTGAGAGCGCTTTAAATTCATTAGGGATTAAAAGTGCTGTAGTTTCAGCCGGACGCACCGATAAAGGCGTGCATGCAAACAATCAAGTTCTATCCTTTTCTGCCCCTAAGCATTGGAATGCAACTAATTTATTTCATTATCTAGCCCCTAAGCTTGCTCCACACATTGTCTTAAAAAAATTAGAAGAAAAGAATTTTCATGCAAGATTTGACGCTAAAAAAAGAGCGTATCGCTACCTTTTAACCAAACATTTAAAAACGCCCTTTCTCTCTCCCTACATAGCTTGCAACAATTATGGCTCATTAGATTTGTTAAATACGGCTTTAAAGCAATTTATAGGCAAGCATAATTTTTCTCTCTTTAAAAAAGAAGGTGGGGCTAGAACCAATCCTAAGCGCATTATTTTTAAAGCCTTTGCTTATGAAACTTGTATTATGGGGCATAAGTGTGTGGTGTTTAAAATCATAGGCGATGCGTTTTTACGCTCTAGTGTTAGGCTTATGGTTCAAGCAAGCGTGGCGTATTCATTGCAAAAAATTACACTCGCTGAACTTCAAAATCAAATCAATAACATTAAAGCCACCATCCACACGCCCATAATGGCTAATGGCTTGTATTTGCATAGGGTGTATTATTGA
- a CDS encoding LptF/LptG family permease, with the protein MVKHYLFLAVSQVFFSFFLVLFFISSIVLLIGIASVTMVIKVSFLDLVQLFLYSMPGTIFFILPITFFAACALGLSRLSYDHELLVFFSLGISPKKMTEVFVPISILVSVILLVFSLILIPTSKSAYYGFLRQKKDKIDINIREGEFGQKLGDWLVYVDRAKDNSYDNLVLFSNKSLSQESFILAQKGNINNKDGVFELNLYNGNAYFAQDDKMRKIDFDELHLRNKLKSFNSKDAAYLQGTDYIGYWKRAFGKEANKSQRRRFSQAILVSLFPLASVFLIPLFGIANPRFKTNLSYVYVLGAIGIYFLMVHVISTDLFVMTFLFPFIWAFISYLLFKKFILKRY; encoded by the coding sequence ATGGTTAAGCACTATCTTTTTTTAGCGGTTTCGCAAGTCTTTTTTTCATTCTTTTTGGTGCTGTTTTTTATTTCTTCTATCGTGCTTTTAATTGGCATTGCAAGCGTTACAATGGTGATTAAAGTAAGCTTTTTAGATTTAGTGCAACTCTTTTTGTATTCAATGCCCGGAACCATATTTTTTATTCTACCGATTACCTTTTTTGCGGCTTGTGCTTTGGGACTTTCAAGGCTTAGTTATGACCATGAGTTATTAGTGTTTTTTTCCTTAGGAATCTCGCCTAAAAAAATGACTGAAGTGTTTGTGCCAATAAGTATCTTAGTGAGCGTGATTTTATTGGTGTTTTCGCTTATCTTAATCCCTACTTCTAAGAGTGCGTATTATGGATTTTTGCGTCAAAAAAAGGACAAGATTGATATTAATATTAGAGAGGGCGAATTTGGACAAAAACTAGGCGATTGGCTTGTGTATGTGGATAGGGCCAAAGATAATTCTTATGATAATTTGGTGCTTTTTTCTAATAAAAGCCTTTCTCAAGAAAGTTTTATTTTGGCTCAAAAGGGCAATATCAATAATAAAGATGGCGTATTTGAATTGAATCTATACAATGGGAATGCGTATTTTGCGCAAGATGACAAAATGCGTAAAATTGATTTTGATGAATTGCATTTACGCAACAAACTCAAATCTTTTAATTCTAAAGATGCAGCTTATTTGCAAGGCACTGATTATATAGGCTATTGGAAAAGAGCCTTTGGTAAAGAGGCGAATAAAAGTCAAAGGCGTCGGTTTTCTCAAGCGATTTTAGTTTCACTCTTTCCCTTAGCGAGTGTGTTTTTAATCCCCTTATTTGGCATAGCTAACCCACGATTTAAGACTAATCTTAGTTATGTGTATGTGCTTGGAGCGATTGGCATTTATTTTTTAATGGTGCATGTGATTTCTACAGATTTGTTTGTAATGACCTTTTTATTCCCCTTTATTTGGGCGTTCATTTCTTATTTATTATTTAAGAAATTCATCTTAAAGCGTTACTAA
- the pcm gene encoding protein-L-isoaspartate O-methyltransferase, protein MKSIKNRLMCEEINKRFSLHAKVRKAMESINREIFVPKPFKHFAYTLNALSMQAEQYISSPLTVAKMTQYLQVDNVDSVLEIGCGSGYQAAVLSQIFRRVFSIERIESLYIEARSRIKALGFSNVHIKLADGNKGWEQYAPYDRILFSACAKSIPQALIDQLEEGGILVAPMQENNEQVIKRFIKRNGVLVLEKVLEKCLFVPILDGVQ, encoded by the coding sequence TTGAAGAGTATAAAAAATCGCTTGATGTGTGAAGAAATCAATAAGCGTTTCAGTTTGCATGCAAAAGTAAGAAAAGCTATGGAAAGCATAAACAGAGAAATCTTTGTCCCAAAACCTTTCAAGCATTTTGCTTATACTTTAAACGCACTATCTATGCAAGCAGAACAATATATTTCTTCGCCCTTAACCGTGGCAAAAATGACGCAATATTTACAAGTGGATAATGTGGATAGCGTGCTAGAAATTGGCTGTGGGAGTGGCTATCAAGCGGCGGTATTGTCTCAAATTTTTAGGCGTGTTTTTAGTATTGAAAGGATTGAAAGCTTGTATATAGAAGCACGCTCACGCATTAAAGCTTTAGGCTTTTCAAATGTTCATATTAAGCTTGCTGATGGGAACAAGGGCTGGGAGCAATACGCCCCTTATGATAGGATTTTATTTTCTGCTTGTGCTAAAAGTATTCCGCAAGCTCTCATTGACCAACTTGAAGAAGGCGGAATTTTAGTTGCACCCATGCAAGAAAATAACGAGCAAGTGATTAAACGCTTTATTAAAAGAAATGGTGTGTTAGTTTTAGAAAAGGTGCTAGAAAAATGCTTGTTTGTGCCTATTTTAGATGGGGTGCAATAG
- a CDS encoding ribonucleotide-diphosphate reductase subunit beta yields the protein MEVSRKKIYNPNSTESVNERKIFGGNPTSMFDLNKIKYQWADDLWKMMLANTWFAEEVSMNDDKRDYLKLSAEEKIGYDRALAQLIFMDSLQTNNLIDNVNPFITSPEINLCLVRQAYEEALHSHAYAVMVESISANTEEIYDMWRTDMQLKSKNDYIAEVYMELAKNPTEENIIKALFANQILEGIYFYSGFSYFYTLARSGKMLGSAQMIRFIQRDEVTHLILFQNMINALRNERADLFTPQLISEVIEMFKKAVEIESAWGDYITQGKILGLTSSLIEQYIQFLADSRLSKVGIPKIYGVQHPIKWVESFSSFNEQRSNFFEARVSNYAKGSVSFDDF from the coding sequence ATGGAAGTTTCACGCAAGAAGATTTATAACCCTAATTCTACAGAAAGTGTGAATGAACGAAAGATTTTTGGGGGTAATCCTACAAGCATGTTTGATTTGAATAAAATCAAGTATCAATGGGCTGATGATTTATGGAAAATGATGCTCGCTAACACTTGGTTTGCTGAAGAAGTGAGCATGAATGATGATAAGAGAGATTATCTCAAATTGAGTGCGGAAGAAAAAATCGGCTATGACAGAGCCTTAGCACAACTCATTTTTATGGATAGCTTACAAACCAATAATCTCATTGATAATGTCAATCCTTTTATCACCAGTCCAGAGATTAATCTATGCTTGGTGCGTCAAGCTTATGAAGAAGCCTTACACAGCCATGCGTATGCAGTTATGGTAGAAAGCATTAGTGCGAATACGGAAGAGATTTATGATATGTGGCGCACTGATATGCAACTCAAGAGCAAGAATGATTACATCGCTGAAGTGTATATGGAATTAGCCAAAAACCCTACAGAAGAAAACATTATCAAAGCTCTTTTTGCTAATCAAATTTTAGAAGGGATTTATTTCTATAGTGGGTTTAGCTATTTTTACACTCTAGCTAGAAGTGGTAAAATGCTAGGCTCAGCTCAAATGATACGCTTTATTCAAAGAGACGAAGTAACGCATTTGATTTTGTTTCAAAACATGATAAATGCCTTAAGGAATGAGCGAGCGGATTTGTTCACACCACAATTAATTAGTGAAGTCATAGAGATGTTTAAAAAAGCTGTAGAGATTGAATCTGCTTGGGGGGATTACATCACACAAGGTAAGATTTTAGGTCTTACTTCAAGCTTGATTGAGCAATATATTCAGTTTTTAGCAGATAGCCGTTTGAGTAAGGTAGGCATTCCTAAAATTTATGGCGTTCAACACCCCATTAAATGGGTAGAGAGCTTTTCAAGTTTTAATGAGCAACGCTCCAATTTCTTTGAAGCTAGAGTGAGTAATTATGCTAAAGGAAGCGTGAGTTTTGATGATTTTTAA
- the xseA gene encoding exodeoxyribonuclease VII large subunit, whose amino-acid sequence MSVLGVSELNAQIQALLETTFLQVRVQGEISNLTIHKASGHVYFSLKDSHSVIKCVLFKGNASRLKFALKEGQEVIVFGAISVYAPRGEYQIKCLELEPKELGSLALALEQLKEKLRLKGYFDKAHKLPKPSFPKRVALITSKSSAALADMKKIAFKRWPMCELVCIDTLMQGELCVKSVVENIAYADSFYNTPKAFDAIVVARGGGSMEDLYSFNDEKIADALFLAKTFTISAIGHESDFLLSDLVADLRASTPSNAMEILLPSSDEWLQRLDEYHLKLQRYFRVLFSQKKAVLEHLETSLKRLSFENKHHLHSLKLKNLKIALESKVLEMLRLKKMFLENATTQMLTNPFLQAKTERLNALENALKLAYAHLKLPKFGAFVSKGNKAIELEKLKPSDKIELSNEKVKVGAEILTISKHS is encoded by the coding sequence ATGAGTGTATTAGGTGTGAGCGAATTAAACGCTCAAATACAAGCCCTTTTAGAAACGACTTTTTTACAAGTGAGAGTTCAAGGTGAAATCAGTAACCTAACCATTCATAAGGCAAGTGGACATGTGTATTTTTCTTTGAAAGACAGCCACTCTGTGATTAAATGCGTTTTGTTTAAAGGCAATGCGAGTAGGCTCAAATTCGCTTTAAAAGAAGGGCAAGAAGTCATTGTTTTTGGCGCCATTAGTGTGTATGCTCCAAGGGGGGAATACCAAATCAAATGTTTAGAATTAGAGCCTAAAGAGTTAGGTTCATTAGCCTTAGCTTTAGAGCAACTCAAAGAGAAATTACGCCTTAAGGGCTATTTTGATAAAGCTCATAAACTACCTAAACCAAGCTTTCCTAAGCGTGTGGCGTTAATCACTTCAAAAAGTTCCGCCGCTTTGGCTGATATGAAAAAAATTGCTTTCAAACGATGGCCTATGTGTGAATTAGTCTGTATAGACACTTTAATGCAAGGGGAATTATGCGTAAAAAGCGTGGTAGAAAACATCGCTTATGCGGATAGTTTTTATAACACACCAAAGGCTTTTGATGCGATTGTTGTCGCTAGGGGTGGGGGGAGCATGGAAGATTTGTATTCTTTCAATGATGAAAAAATTGCTGATGCACTATTTTTAGCTAAAACTTTCACTATTTCTGCTATAGGGCATGAAAGCGATTTTTTATTGAGTGATTTGGTGGCCGATTTAAGGGCTTCTACGCCTTCAAATGCGATGGAAATTCTACTTCCTAGTAGTGATGAATGGCTTCAACGCCTTGATGAATACCACTTAAAATTGCAACGCTATTTTAGAGTGTTATTTAGTCAAAAAAAGGCGGTTTTAGAGCATTTAGAGACTTCTTTAAAACGATTGAGTTTTGAAAATAAGCACCATTTGCATTCTTTAAAACTTAAGAATCTAAAAATTGCTTTAGAAAGTAAGGTTTTAGAGATGTTACGCCTTAAAAAAATGTTTTTAGAAAATGCAACTACTCAAATGTTAACAAACCCTTTTTTACAAGCCAAAACAGAGCGTTTGAATGCGTTAGAAAACGCTCTTAAACTCGCTTATGCACATTTGAAATTACCCAAATTTGGAGCGTTTGTCAGTAAGGGTAATAAAGCTATAGAATTAGAGAAGTTAAAACCTAGTGATAAAATTGAATTGAGTAATGAAAAAGTCAAAGTGGGTGCAGAAATTCTAACTATCAGCAAGCATTCTTAA
- the rseP gene encoding RIP metalloprotease RseP: MLVMAILMLAFLIFVHELGHFVMARICGVKVEVFSIGFGKKLCFFKLFNTQFALSLIPLGGYVKLKGMDKEESDENKHSDSYAQKSSFQKLWILFGGAFFNFLFAILVYFFLALSGEKVLLPIIGDLENNALEAGLLKGDKILSINHQKIKSFREIRELVTHSQGELILEIERNNQVLEKRLTPKIVVIPNESNEMMRYKVIGIKPDTQKVGVVSYAVFPAFKLALNRFKEGVDLIIDSLRRLIVGSASAKELSGVVGIVGALSHANSFSALLLFGAFLSINLGILNLLPIPALDGAQMLGVIFKSVFKTTLPTSIHNMLWLVGVGFLIFIMLLGLFNDITRLV; the protein is encoded by the coding sequence ATGCTAGTTATGGCGATTTTGATGTTAGCGTTTTTAATCTTTGTCCATGAGTTAGGGCATTTTGTAATGGCTAGAATTTGTGGGGTGAAGGTAGAAGTTTTTAGTATTGGCTTTGGTAAAAAACTTTGTTTTTTTAAGCTTTTTAACACACAATTTGCTTTATCTTTAATTCCGCTTGGGGGCTATGTAAAATTAAAAGGCATGGATAAAGAAGAGAGTGATGAAAATAAGCATAGTGATAGTTACGCACAAAAAAGCTCTTTTCAAAAATTATGGATACTTTTTGGGGGGGCGTTTTTTAACTTCCTTTTTGCGATTTTAGTGTATTTTTTTCTGGCACTAAGTGGGGAAAAAGTCTTACTACCTATCATTGGTGATTTAGAAAATAACGCTTTAGAAGCCGGACTATTAAAAGGGGATAAAATCCTTTCTATCAATCATCAAAAAATAAAAAGTTTTAGAGAGATTAGAGAGTTAGTAACGCACTCTCAAGGCGAATTAATCCTAGAGATAGAACGCAACAACCAAGTTTTAGAAAAGCGACTAACCCCTAAAATTGTCGTCATTCCTAATGAGTCTAATGAAATGATGAGATACAAGGTGATTGGCATTAAACCTGATACTCAAAAAGTAGGCGTTGTCTCTTATGCGGTTTTTCCAGCATTCAAACTTGCTTTGAATAGGTTTAAAGAAGGCGTTGATTTGATTATAGACTCTTTAAGGCGTTTGATTGTAGGGAGTGCATCAGCTAAAGAATTAAGTGGGGTAGTAGGCATTGTGGGGGCATTAAGCCATGCAAATAGTTTTAGCGCGCTTTTATTATTTGGGGCGTTCTTGTCTATCAATTTAGGGATTTTAAACTTATTACCCATTCCAGCACTTGATGGGGCGCAAATGCTAGGGGTTATTTTTAAAAGCGTGTTTAAAACGACCTTGCCCACATCTATCCATAACATGTTATGGTTAGTAGGGGTAGGGTTTTTGATTTTTATCATGCTCTTAGGGTTGTTTAATGATATTACACGCCTTGTATAA
- a CDS encoding MotE family protein: MHKIILGFVVVGFLTHLIADEKDAKELLRCSVIFESKKAEIKEELDELNQKEQSLKILQTENARLLQEKSDLLDKKEQEIDKKNKALETREEAFRVLQETEKKRMESLLEEDEQILEQIKQAKASKIGETYSKMKDSKSALILENLPTQNALEILMALKPQELGKILAKMEPKKAADLTKLWQKSPRDTDTKKSNANAPQAPNRPIAPTAPTPPQNKAPESPTK; encoded by the coding sequence ATGCATAAAATAATCTTAGGATTTGTGGTAGTAGGTTTTCTAACGCACTTGATTGCTGATGAAAAAGATGCGAAAGAATTATTGCGCTGTAGTGTGATTTTTGAATCCAAAAAAGCTGAAATCAAAGAAGAATTAGACGAGCTTAATCAAAAAGAGCAGTCTTTAAAGATTCTACAAACTGAAAACGCACGCCTTTTGCAAGAAAAAAGCGATTTATTAGATAAAAAAGAGCAAGAGATAGATAAAAAAAATAAAGCCCTAGAGACTAGAGAAGAGGCTTTTAGAGTCTTGCAAGAAACTGAAAAAAAACGCATGGAAAGTTTATTAGAAGAAGATGAGCAAATCTTAGAGCAAATCAAACAGGCTAAGGCGAGTAAAATTGGCGAGACTTATTCTAAGATGAAAGATTCAAAATCTGCGTTGATTTTAGAGAATTTACCCACTCAAAACGCCCTAGAAATTTTAATGGCACTAAAGCCCCAAGAATTAGGCAAGATTCTAGCTAAAATGGAGCCTAAAAAGGCGGCTGATTTGACTAAATTATGGCAAAAATCCCCACGAGATACTGACACAAAGAAGTCTAATGCAAATGCCCCTCAAGCACCTAATAGACCTATAGCACCCACTGCGCCCACACCTCCACAAAATAAAGCACCAGAAAGCCCCACAAAATAA
- a CDS encoding flagellar export protein FliJ encodes MKKFATTLVQINEYALHRLEQKLLEKRQLFLQIEEKMLKSQQDLSAFSSPILGNVGLFLQTQHLKNALRIEIGSIKRQLDEVAKDIQALEQDYVMAHQELEKAKFILENEVKKATKLLEKKEQALLDESALILHFAKKGLHA; translated from the coding sequence ATGAAGAAATTTGCTACAACTTTAGTTCAAATCAATGAATACGCTTTGCATAGATTAGAGCAAAAGCTTTTAGAAAAACGCCAACTTTTTTTGCAAATTGAAGAGAAAATGCTAAAAAGTCAGCAAGATTTGAGCGCTTTTAGTAGCCCTATTTTGGGGAATGTGGGGCTATTTTTACAAACTCAGCATTTAAAAAATGCTTTAAGAATTGAGATTGGTTCTATTAAAAGACAGCTTGATGAAGTGGCAAAAGACATTCAAGCGTTAGAACAAGATTATGTTATGGCTCATCAAGAATTGGAGAAAGCTAAATTCATTTTAGAAAATGAAGTTAAAAAAGCTACGAAACTTTTAGAAAAAAAGGAGCAAGCTTTATTAGATGAAAGCGCCTTAATCTTGCATTTTGCCAAAAAGGGTTTGCATGCATAA